One Rissa tridactyla isolate bRisTri1 unplaced genomic scaffold, bRisTri1.patW.cur.20221130 scaffold_81, whole genome shotgun sequence DNA segment encodes these proteins:
- the LOC128903969 gene encoding LOW QUALITY PROTEIN: integrator complex subunit 5-like (The sequence of the model RefSeq protein was modified relative to this genomic sequence to represent the inferred CDS: inserted 3 bases in 2 codons; deleted 8 bases in 6 codons; substituted 2 bases at 2 genomic stop codons) produces MSALCDPPGAASPPRPPLSAQELGQEVKAFLSGVDPVHGTKLSLKDHARCALLLLRSLPPARHAALDHLRALFDEQVCAHLLERENGGGSGXFRTXSGGSGLEEVVQEVQRVLAEFVKANPKAWAPVISAWSIDLMGQLSSKYAGRHGVPHASSLNELLQLWMSCKATRTLMEIYTQCLSAMIGGCPDACVDALLDTSVQHSPHFDWVVAHIGSSFPNTIINRVLSCGLKDFCAHGAAPGDLLFPAAADKRVPKIASVVGILGHLASRHSGSIKQELLRMFHESLGPARDQHQKATVPFLLQLAVMSPALLGTISPELVDSLKPNILNQLHQHFVSLPREELENMVSIVVHLICQTSAGAYRILQFLVNTAMPASVITPPGLTLHDGVREACDRIIQLLLLNLQKLVYNRGSPSLADSPPRPVPFLDALRSHVRDLCVEALRLERKRFLWQHQLLGLLAVYSAPHCATDALFFLLTLARTQEELALATQLYAVLSSCLADLLPATVKTCVCQIHAGRLPEPQIAQLFRNLALVVQWEGGEGGPAAMGVQLGAVLARHLHDLAQILLHRNPEVAEAACLLLSVCPLPRAVPPAHLLAAVRAAIHQFFLVLRSKTPPAFVTAGRLLARLSAVSPAAGKAVLTQLVEGALRGGQRXAFRGDGGKKPVGKNLGKKEKAISLLDINRRFTATVNFAGGVWSVFHAGVIGKGLKTPAGPGGREAEELECNLQIFLSLLLRCCRXGGVFPLTPPSLLAIHPEAAKAVAAALVESVCPEAAGGELVWPPEEQARGTVERDLRICRRFRDHPLLFPLLRLVAAGPPALCYCSVLLRGLLASLMAYWEACRENGTTGSPWHLRASCALVACMAEGSLLPPVLGNMHEIFPHLAPFEVHLLLLSVWDYLRENAPLPQKFTFQAERGVFLRDFARDGDVGKHLAVLHSVLHKNIQRLGLLAGRFRP; encoded by the exons atgtcGGCCCTGTGCGACCCCCCGGGCGCCGCCAGCCCCCCCAGGCCGCCCCTCAG CGCCCAGGAGCTGGGCCAGGAGGTGAAGGCTTTTCTCAGCGGGGTGGACCCCGTCCACGGCACCAAGCTCTCGCTGAAGGACCACGCGCGCtgcgccctcctcctcctccgcagcctcccccccgcccgccaCGCCGCCCTCGACCACCTCCGCGCCCTCTTCGACGAGCAGGTCTGCGCCCACCTCCTGGAACGTGAAAACGGGGGGGGGAGCGGCTAATTTAGGAC TTCAGGGGGGTCCGGATTGGAAGAGGTGGTGCAGGAGGTGCAGCGGGTGCTGGCCGAGTTCGTCAAGGCCAATCCCAAAGCCTGGGCCCCCGTCATTTCCGCTTGGTCCATCGATTTGATGGGGCAATTAAGCAGTAAATACGCGGGGCGCCACGGGGTGCCCCACGCTTCCAGTTTGAAcgagctgctccagctctggaTGTCCTGCAAAGCCACCCGCACCCTGATGGAGATTTATACCCAGTGCCTCTCTGCCATGATCGGGGGCTGCCCCGACGCCTGCGTTGATGCTTTGTTGGACACTTCAGTCCAACACTCGCCCCATTTCGACTGGGTGGTGGCCCACATCGGTTCCTCTTTCCCCAACACCATCATCAACCGCGTCCTTTCCTGTGGCCTGAAGGATTTTTGCGCccatggggcagccccgggggatTTGCTTTTCCCGGCGGCTGCCGATAAACGGGTGCCCAAAATCGCCTCGGTGGTGGGGATCCTGGGCCACTTGGCCTCGCGCCACTCGGGCAGCATCAAACAGGAGCTTCTGCGGATGTTCCACGAGAGTTTGGGACCCGCCAGGGaccagcaccaaaaagccaccgtccccttcctcctccaactGGCCGTCATGTCCCCGGCGCTCCTGGGCACCATCTCACCCGAACTGGTGGATTCCCTCAAACCCAACATCCTCAACCAGCTCCACCAGCACTTCGTGTCCCTCCCTCGCGAGGAGCTGGAGAACATGGTCAGCATCGTGGTTCACCTCATTTGCCAAACTTCCGCCGGCGCTTACCGGATTCTCCAATTTTTAGTTAATACGGCCATGCCGGCCTCCGTCATCACCCCGCCGGGGCTGACACTGCACGACGGGGTGCGGGAAGCCTGCGAC CGCATCATCCAACTCCTCCTCCTCAACCTGCAGAAATTGGTTTATAACCGCGGGAGCCCCAGTTTGGCCGATTCCCCGCCTCGCCCCGTCCCCTTCCTGGACGCCCTCAGATCTCACGTGCGGGACTTGTGCGTGGAGGCCTTACGCTTGGAACGCAAGCGGTTTCTTTGGCAGCACCAACTTTTAGGCCTTTTGGCCGTTTATTCGGCCCCTCACTGCGCCACCGAcgccctcttcttcctcctgacGCTGGCCCGCACCCAGGAGGAGCTGGCCCTGGCCACCCAGCTCTACGCCGTCCTCAGCTCCTGCCTCGCGGACCTCCTCCCGGCCACCGTCAAGACCTGCGTTTGCCAAATCCACGCCGGCCGCTTGCCGGAACCCCAAATAGCCCAACTTTTCCGCAATTTGGCCCTGGTGGTGcagtgggaagggggagaaggcgGCCCAGCGGCCATGGGGGTCCAACTTGGCGCCGTCCTGGCCCGACACCTCCACGATTTGGCCCAAATTCTCCTCCACCGTAACCCCGAGGTGGCCGAAGCCGCTTGTTTGCTCCTCTCCGTCTGTCCCCTGCCCCGCGCCGTCCCCCCTGCTCACCTCCTGGCCGCCGTCCGCGCCGCCATCCATcaattttttctggttttacgc TCAAAAACGCCGCCGGCCTTTGTTACGGCGGGCCGGTTGCTGGCCCGGCTCAGCGCTGTTTCGCCGGCTGCCGGCAAAGCCGTTCTGACGCAGCTGGTGGAGGGAGCCCTGCGGGGGGGGCAACGCTGAGCTTTTCGGGGCGACGGGGGGAAAAAACCGGTGGGGAAGAACCTGGGCAAGAAGGAAAAA GCCATTTCCTTGTTGGATATCAATCGACGTTTTACGGCCACCGTGAATTTTGCCGGGGGGGTTTGGTCGGTTTTTCATGCCGGGGTGATCGGGAAAGGGTTGAAAACGCCGGCGGGGCCAGGGGGGCGAGAGGCGGAGGAGCTGGAATGCAACCTCCAAATTTTCCTCAGCCTTTTGCTTcgctgctgcc gggggggcgtttttcccctgacccccccctcccTCTTGGCCATTCATCCCGAAGCTGCCAAAGCCGTAGCGGCTGCTTTGGTGGAAAGCGTTTGCCCGGAGGCGGCCGGGGGTGAGTTGGTTTGGCCGCCGGAGGAACAAGCCCGTGGGACGGTGGAACGGGATTTACGGATTTGCCGACGTTTC CGCGATCACCCCCTACTTTTTCCCCTCCTGCGGCTGGTGGCTGCCGGGCCACCGGCTCTTTGTTACTGCTCCGTACTCCTCCGCGGCCTCCTGGCCAGTTTGATGGCTTACTGGGAAGCCTGTCGG GAAAACGGGACGACGGGATCGCCCTGGCACCTCCGCGCCTCCTGCGCCCTCGTGGCCTGCATGGCCGAGGGCTCCTTGTTGCCCCCCGTTTTGGGGAACATGCACGAGATTTTC CCCCACTTGGCTCCTTTCGAGgttcacctcctcctcctcagcgtcTGGGATTATTTACGGGAAAatgcccccctgccccaaaaatttacttttcaagcCGAGCGGGGGGTTTTCCTCCGGGATTTCGCCcgggatggggacgtggggaaGCACCTGGCTGTGCTGCACAGCGTCCTCCACAAAAACATCCAGCGCTTGGGGCTCTTGGCCGGGCGGTTTCGCCCCTAA
- the LOC128903971 gene encoding uncharacterized protein LOC128903971, whose amino-acid sequence MPTLGWRLPGGCSPKERRPRSAPSRGLKVSSLSSFFSTCCCFSAEMPPAQLDRRRPLMRMVVKFAAIIGPVFYHPAPVARPSHRPRDPREFPVGRAGGRQRPEVAEKPQRCQEMGETLPRGQPPLHRRRAAEAVVSTLRHTGYLRRRRPWPAGRRTRTSPHSGGCTPSPGPLCGTTGPLPSRGGHSHRAVASFAGEMERDKKEAQGAGKKGDEGRKGGGDNISRLPFIQLNPDDV is encoded by the exons atgcctaccctggggtGGCGGTTGCCCGGCGGGTGCAGTCCCAAGGAGAGGAGGCCAAGGTCTGCCCCGTCTCGTGGGTTGAAagtttccagcctctccagcttCTTCTCGACGTGTTGCTGCTTCTCAGCTGAGATGCCACCGGCTCAGCTGGATCGGAGGCGACCGCTGATGCGGATGGTCGTGAAGTTTGcggccatcatcgggccggtgttttaccacccagctcctgtcgCACGTCCTTCCCACCGGCCTCGGGACCCACGTGAATTCCCTGTTGGACGAGCTGGTGGGCGACAACGTCCTGAAGTGGCTGAGAAACCCCAGAGGTGTCAGGAGATGGGCGAGaccctaccgaggggccagccccCCCTTCACAGGCGGAGAGCG GCAGAAGCCGTCGTCAGCACCCtgcggcacacggggtacctccGGAGAAGACGGCCGTggccagccgggaggaggacgaggacctcaccgCACAGCGGGGGCTGCACACCGAGCCCAGGGCCTCTCTGCGGGACGACTGGCCCGCTGCcctcccggggtggtcacagtcaccggGCGGTGGCCTCCTttgcaggagagatggagagagacaaaaaggaggCCCAAGGGGCAGGAAAGAAGGGTGACGAGGGAAGGAAAGGCGGAG GAGACAACATCTCAAGGCTTCCTtttatccaactaaacccagaCGACGTCTAA